A stretch of the Panicum virgatum strain AP13 chromosome 9N, P.virgatum_v5, whole genome shotgun sequence genome encodes the following:
- the LOC120688490 gene encoding alkaline ceramidase-like — protein sequence MADSMVASFWGPVTSTTELCEENYAHSSYIAEFYNTISNVPCVLLALIGLVNAFRQGFEKRFSVLHISNMILAIGSMIFHATLQHVLQQSDETPMVWEILLYMYVLYSPDWHYRSTMPTFLFLYGAAFAVVHFFARFQVVFKLHYIGLCLLCIPRMYKYYIQTKDMAAKRLAKLWVLALTLGTICWLVDRICCKKLSRWYVNPQGHAWWHVLMGLNSYYANTFLMFCRAQQRGWEPRITHLLGFLPYVKVQKPEKRE from the exons ATGGCGGATTCAATGGTAGCGAGCTTCTGGGGTCCTGTTACATCAACGACCGAGTTGTGCGAGGAGAACTACGCACACTCATCATATATTGCAGAATTCTACAATACCATTTCTAATGTCCCGTGCGTTCTTTTGGCGCTTATTGGACTAGTCAATGCTTTCCGCCAAGGTTTTGAGAAACGGTTCAGTGTCCTGCACATATCCAATATGATACTTGCTATTGGGAGTATGATTTTCCATGCCACCTTGCAACATGT CCTCCAACAGAGTGATGAGACTCCGATGGTGTGGGAGATCCTTCTATATATGTATGTCCTCTATTCACCGGACTGGCATTACAGGAGCACCATGCCTACATTCCTTTTCCTATATGGTGCTGCCTTCGCGGTAGTTCATTTCTTTGCCCGGTTCCAAGTAGTATTCAAGTTGCATTACATTGGCCTCTGCCTCCTCTGCATCCCTCGGATGTACAAGTACTACATACAGACAAAAGACATGGCTGCGAAGCGGCTTGCGAAGCTGTGGGTTCTTGCATTAACCCTTGGAACTATCTGCTGGCTAGTTGATCGCATCTGTTGTAAGAAGCTTTCACGTTGGTATGTCAACCCGCAGGGGCACGCATGGTGGCATGTGCTCATGGGTCTTAACTCATACTATGCAAACACATTCTTGATGTTCTGTCGGGCTCAGCAACGCGGGTGGGAGCCAAGGATTACCCACCTTCTTGGATTTTTGCCTTATGTCAAGGTCCAGAAACCAGAAAAGAGGGAATGA